One window of Papaver somniferum cultivar HN1 chromosome 9, ASM357369v1, whole genome shotgun sequence genomic DNA carries:
- the LOC113311552 gene encoding origin of replication complex subunit 5-like: protein MRTWDQPSLILSMEEEEEENALLSSLPGRELQILELLDVLGPVNSPMLPLFIYGDASTGKTSCILQIFRYLKRPFVYASCRTCYTPRLLFRSILNQLAHHAGNGGYVNAKQRCQRPADFVNSLRNGLTSFINKLEDGNEKCCNGTMIYFVFDSIELVRKRDKHLEITSMLFKLYEILKMPEVGLIFISSASLGMYHIDTGFVEPMQVHFPGYKQEELFRIFKENHANQNPLYETFLKDAAVLSSFFKVTNRVDELWNAFAPLFQKYCEPLRVTGLVPTEDKAQKLNLYSRFKHNVFPALNEMFKVPSYPNSVEIQENKVKIKTKLADADKIEFHMPVSTKLLLISSFLASWNPATDDVPLFDSFGGGENRKRKRKVSETSKLKKENAAQKLIMKGPKTFSLERLCVFVAKSLKNEGKIEDENVFDRAEVGGADVLLQLSTLCNANFLSKGGNCPLEGSTWFRCTVSEEFVMQVAKSVPFPLLRYLHKT from the coding sequence ATGAGAACATGGGATCAGCCCTCATTGATCTTGAgtatggaggaggaggaggaggagaatgcTTTGCTTTCTAGTCTTCCGGGCAGAGAGCTTCAGATTCTTGAGCTCTTGGATGTGTTGGGTCCGGTGAATTCTCCCATGCTTCCACTTTTCATTTATGGTGATGCATCAACCGGAAAAACAAGTTGCATTCTTCAAATCTTCAGGTATCTAAAGCGACCTTTCGTTTATGCAAGTTGCCGTACTTGTTATACCCCGCGACTGCTATTTAGGAGTATATTGAATCAGTTGGCGCATCATGCCGGTAATGGTGGTTATGTGAATGCTAAGCAGCGTTGCCAAAGACCTGCTGATTTTGTTAATTCTCTTCGAAATGGGTTGACTAGTTTCATAAACAAATTGGAGGATGGGAACGAGAAATGCTGCAATGGTACGATGATTTATTTCGTATTTGACAGTATAGAACTTGTGCGCAAACGGGACAAACATTTGGAAATAACTTCAATGTTGTTTAAGCTATATGAAATCTTGAAAATGCCTGAAGTGGGTTTGATTTTTATTAGTAGTGCCTCGCTTGGTATGTATCACATAGACACTGGTTTTGTTGAACCAATGCAGGTTCATTTCCCTGGTTATAAACAAGAAGAGCTTTTCAGGATCTTCAAGGAAAACCATGCAAACCAGAACCCTCTGTACGAAACCTTCCTTAAGGATGCTGCAGTTTTGAGTTCTTTTTTTAAAGTGACAAATCGAGTGGATGAATTATGGAATGCATTCGCCCCCTTATTTCAAAAGTATTGTGAACCTCTACGTGTTACAGGGTTAGTTCCCACTGAAGATAAAGCACAAAAGTTGAACTTGTATTCGCGATTCAAACACAACGTATTTCCGGCTCTTAACGAGATGTTCAAGGTCCCATCTTATCCGAATTCAGTTGAAATTCaagaaaacaaagtgaaaatcaaGACAAAGTTGGCAGATGCAGACAAGATTGAGTTCCATATGCCCGTGTCGACGAAGTTGCTTCTTATTTCCTCGTTCCTTGCTTCATGGAATCCAGCTACTGATGATGTACCACTCTTTGATTCCTTCGGTGGTGGTGAAAACCGAAAGCGCAAGAGAAAGGTGTCTGAGACATCCAAGCTGAAAAAAGAAAATGCAGCACAAAAGTTGATCATGAAAGGACCTAAAACTTTCTCATTGGAAAGATTGTGTGTTTTTGTAGCTAAATCGCTCAAGAACGAAGGGAAAATTGAAGACGAAAATGTCTTTGATAGGGCTGAAGTTGGCGGGGCTGATGTTTTGTTGCAGTTATCCACTCTATGCAATGCTAATTTTCTTTCTAAAGGCGGAAACTGTCCTCTGGAGGGATCAACTTGGTTTCGATGTACAGTTAGTGAAGAATTTGTTATGCAGGTTGCAAAAAGTGTGCCATTCCCGTTACTGAGATACCTGCATAAAACATAA
- the LOC113311553 gene encoding probable ubiquitin-like-specific protease 2A: protein MRRRKIYSTISPRYQPSKKIIEKKIPTCKQDQNSKTFPRRQPSKRIINSKIPVRKENQLDTNKFQSYFEWVHQHIVLHVDHFWFEDTDDVLSCRDILWSSFSPERKNSFAYMDCIWLSLYWKGLPKEKVLAWVKNRHIFSKKYVFVPLVCWSHWSLLILCHFGESLESTTTKPCMLLLDSLEIADPRRFIFDIFEVEGKPDHKKAIGKIPLLVPKVPQQRNKDDCGFFVLYYMELFMRSAPDNFSIDEGYPYFMDENWFSAESVQKCCAQVNFFCR, encoded by the exons ATGCGACGTAGGAAAATTTATTCAACTATCTCTCCTCGATATCAGCCGTCAAAAAAGATAATTGAGAAGAAGATTCCAACCTGCAAGCAAGATCAGAATTCAAAAACCTTCCCTCGACGTCAGCCATCAAAGAGGATAATTAACAGCAAGATTCCAGTCCGCAAGGAAAATCAGCTTGACACGAACAAGTTTCAGTCCTACTTCGAGTGGGTTCACCAACATATTGTTCTACATGTAGATCATTTTTGGTTTGAAGATACTGACGATGTCCTTTCGTGCAGGGATATTTTATGGAGCTCCTTTTCGCCAGAAAGAAAGAACTCTTTCGCATATATGGATTGCATTTGGCTTTCCTTGTATTGGAAAGGGTTGCCCAAGGAAAAGGTGTTGGCCTGGGTTAAGAACAgacatattttttcaaaaaaatatgtTTTTGTTCCCCTTGTATGCTG GAGTCACTGGAGTCTTCTGATCTTATGTCACTTTGGAGAAAGTTTGGAGTCCACAACTACAAAACCATGCATGCTGCTACTGGATTCCCTTGAAATAGCAGATCCAAGGAG GTTTATATTCGACATTTTTGAAGTGGAAGGCAAACCGGATCACAAAAAGGCaattggaaaaattcctttgttaGTGCCAAAG GTGCCACAACAAAGGAATAAAGACGATTGTGGATTTTTTGTTCTCTACTACATGGAATTGTTCATGCGATCTGCTCCAGACAATTTTAGCATTGACGAGGGCTATCCTTATTTT ATGGATGAAAATTGGTTTAGTGCTGAAAGCGTGCAAAAGTGCTGTGCACAAGTCAACTTCTTTTGTAGGTGA